The genomic region AGTACTTGCATCTATTCCCAGTGGGGACTCCCTTGATGAAACAGCTTTTGAAGCATCCATTGCTTTAATGGTAAAAAATCTTTTACTACTATgcataaaaaacaaaaggtaaaataaaaataagttaatagaataaaataataataataataagctCGCTCTCCCTCTCCCTCTCCCTCTCAATCTCTACAAAATTTAgcagagaaaagaaatagcaGATAATATGCTAAAAAGCAcatctaattattaaaaactaataaatatacaaaattcaATTGATATAAGAACAAACACTTCCTTTGCATTCCTTACATTTTtcatcaaaaaaaaaaaaaaaagaaaagagagagagagagattaaaACAAAAGTCTAAAACGAAGAAgagaaatcaattaattagttaataaacagaaacagaaatagcagtaataataataatagggtaatgaaggaagaagaaacGGAATGTATATATGATGATAACTTACTGAGAGAAAGGCAACGGAGGTGGGAGTCTAACAGGAGAAATGAGAGTGGAAATAGAAGTAGGATATAAAGGAGAAATAATAAGAGAATTGGCGAATAAACCCCAATTACTGGCCCTGCTGCTTACTCTATAGTACGTGCTTGCTGCCATTTGGAGATTCCCCTCCCCAATAACTACAAAAATACTTTCTATtgttttactattattattatgtcattttccttttacctaatccttttattattactattattatttcatttcctTTCGTCCTTTtactctatttcttttttaattcgaGCACCAACTGTAACCACCAATTAGGAGGCTTAAAccgaataattaaattgaactGAATTAAGAATTTcaacacacacatatatataatattattaattagtgatCTATTTGCGCATTGCCCTAATTGTTaccattattttaattctaaatatattttttaaaactgtgattttttaattcaaaaaatttatgtgggaggatttgattaataataatcaaactaatattttaaaattattcttactaaaatttttaatatcttttaagaGTACTTTTTTATAAGACAAAGTAACTGAGTTTCTTTTACAGAATCAAAATAGGAAAGTGATAatcacaaatttaaaataacttacctataatttataagttagtaaaataaaataaaagttactAAAATAGCTAAactaatattagaaaataaatacattttatatattttatgtttttataacATTATCCTTTTACAGTTAGAAGAATTACGAAGAATCTTTTTTGTGATTGTAAAAAGTTATATGGaaagtagaaaataattgaaaattaatagcCCCTTTCTTAAGagttaaaatatgaaaaggaattaaaattttgatgagACTAAATAACCCCCAAAATAAACTGCCACGTTTTCTGAAAGAGTTTTCACGTACACGTGGCGCAAAAATATCAAGCTTTCACGCGGATCATTCTACAGACGACAGTAGCTTAAACATTTGATAgcaaaggaaaataaaaggcGGGCATTAAAACGGTCATCTGAAAGGAAAGATAAggcaaaaaaagagaaagatggCAATTAGTTCTTCACTCTCAGTTCTGCTGTCAAATCCAGTACCCAAAATCAGCTCTTATAAAtctgaaatgaaagaaagtgGTTTAAACAAGAAAACCCTCAAGAGATTGAGTAGTAAAAAGCGTATATCAACGAGACTGAATGCAGCCGGATTGTCTGAGATAGAGCCTGATCTTAATGAGGACCCTGTCGATCGTTGGGCCACCCCCAGTATTGATCCTGTAtgtttcatttcatttttctagATCAAGCATATGCTTGTTTCAGAGTTTTGGTTAATTAATAGCATTaataaagttattattaatgcTTTAATTAATTGCTGTTATGTTCCTGAATTCAGGATGATTTTAAGTATGGGGAGTACGACGGTCATCATACCTATTTCGAAGGAGAGGAAAAGAGTAggttttttgttttatttattttcattcatCAGATTATTtgttatgatttctttttttctatgattttctttatcttttgagCTAATTAATTGGgtattattagtattaaaagTAATTGTTCAGGAAATAACCCAAATTGAGTAATTTAATAGGAACTTGTATCTGTGGGTATTAGCTTGCATTCGCTCCAGagcataaattaataacttctgttgaatttattattcagGAACATTTTGGGAATTAATTGCAGCAGACTATGAAGCAGTAGAGCCGCCAACAGGTTTTCAGGGTATATAAAAACTGTCACAATTCACacgtctttctttctttttcaacaaTATAGTTACCTGGATTACAAGGTGATAAATGTTTCAGGATTGATttgtaataaaatagtaatctTGCAGGAATTATTTCGTGGCTCTTCCTTCCAGCAGTTGCAGCCGGGATGTACTTCAATGCGCCGGTAAGTTTAATTTTCTGGTTGAGATATTAACTTTAAGAGCTGATTAGTACACGCTGACAACCACAAAGGGGAAAATTGGATTTGCTATATCATGATTAAGAGAGTTACTCGTTGAAATGGTGGGTTTTCAGGGGGAGTATATTTTCATTGGAGCAGGAGTGTTCGCATTTATATTTTGCGTAATAGAGATGGATAAGCCAGACAAGCCTCACAACTTTGAACCTCAGATTTATACAATGGAGAGGGGAGCTCGTGACAAGCTTATAAGTGACTATAACTCAATGAGCATATGGGATTTCAATGAGAAGTATGGCGATCTCTGGGACTTCACCATTAAAAAGGATGCAGATGATATAATGAAGAGATAATTGTAGAAATTATGACTTTGTTCAGGGgtatacatataatatatactatAGTGATCAACTATGGTTTTTCTTTGCAATTCTCACTTTTTCTACCTCATGCCCGATTCACATACAAGGCAAGCGGAAAGAGCGTTATAAATTGAAGATTGAAATGGGAATATCAAGCAAAGGCATGTTGGAAAAAGTAGCAAGGCGCAGAACTATGTCGGTTAGTATGATAATAATGggatcatattttttattaattagttccATTTCAAGATTCCACTATTTAGATTAAGCATAAAATCTGTGTATTGATAAGAGTAttgttataataaaaaaaaaactgtaattcatcattaattttaatggTGGATTAGAGGTGAAAATAAGAGCATTAAAAAAGACTGATTTTAAAGAATGATAAATTTGACCAAATTCATGAATTTGGACTTCTATATTGGCTTGTCAAACTATATATCTGTGAATCCAAACATgccttaaaaaagaaaaagaaaatagcaaTCGTTTTGGACTTAGTGGCCTAGTGGGTGTAAAATTGTCAAAACTTTCATAATACATGGGTAGAATATCTTCAATACTGAGGATATTAATCTTTTGTATTGATTAAAGACCAGAAAGTTGTtggtttttagttttttttttcctaatttaaATGATCTCTGGCTATACAGAGATCCTTTTGATGCGCTAAAGatttttaaagtatttaaatGATCCTTTGGACTGCCTTGCTACATTGTTCGCAATTCCATATTGCTAATTTCCAATGGTGCTTTCACTTTTCACTTCCATCTTCCAAGATTTGCTCCACGAATATCCATGAAGTCGGAcccatatttatttatttatttgagacAAATAGGAAGGGTTAAAGTAAAAATGTGAAACAGATTTAGGggctaatattaattttttttaagaaaaattggaaaatataTCAAACTATAGAGGTAGCGTTttcaattttaactttaggGGGGCCACGGTCCACACCCTTGCACAACGAGTGAGTAATCACTGCCTAAATTTCATGACTTTCTTGCGTTTGCAATTTGCATAGAGAAGGTTGTTTCCCACCTATAtggcaataataataatagaccCAGCCAAAACCCGGTTCTAATCACGAATCTGATTGGAACCAAATTCGTTAAATTTGGAATTAGTCTTGATTAATGGTTGCAACCATGTTTGGAATCTCTCTTCCTATATAGTTTTGGTTcatccatctatatatatatatatatatatatatatatatatatatatatatatatatatatatatattaatttttaaaattttaaattttttgatacttatgtttaatttttaaaacgtAAAACTTTTATCTAGAcatatgtaatatttttaacatataggATTCAAACtcatgtgtaattttatagtttttttattaatttagtgattaataagttatatttataattaaataccgACTCgatactaaaaaataacatatctattatcttttaatattatataactaataaatgattttcaaatcatataataatagtaattatattctaaaaatagcatattaattatattttaatattatattaactaataaataatatcctAATCAggataatgatactaattttatcttagaaaactatattatttatatttgaatattatattaattaataaattaattttttaattagataataattctaattatagagaataacattttaaattatatttctaataataaattaattttttaattacataataaaattttaattctaaaaataataatatcaattatagtactaagttatataatactaaaattaattaaaataatttttatattattgtattaataaaattttaaaattttaaaaattaaaaatatttaaaattagtttatttgcTATTAtctgttaaaatattaaaaaataatattaaatattaaattttttattaaattgtatctatcaatttaattttataatcaaaataataatagtggtCGTGCAATGCACGAGTAAATTACTAGTTTATCTGAGATTTTCACCTTAAAAAGAACTAAGAATATTTAGTTTagtaaatattagatttttaagcTAATGAagttaaatttatgttttaattttatccacttatataagaaaatattggTTGTATATAAAACTAGTAAGTTTTAATTGAGTTGATCTGGTTAATAATGtctcatataatattaaatattaagtttttaatCATGATCTACCAAGAACaagaaaactaattaaatcaaatcataaatattaattttcataaaacatatagatattataacaaatgttatgaaaatacatattaaacaaataaaaaagtgtaatgtattcaaatatatataaccaAACATAAACCGGTAATTCAAGGAGTTGCAATTGGCAGTTTGATAGGAGCAGTAGGATAGAGTACAAGTGGGAAAGTGGCCTCTTAACTCCACCCCTTAGAAAAGTCTCCTTCCGTGACTTATCAGCTTACTTTACCTCTAAGCCATGGCTTTCTGGATCCATATCTGTGCAAGAAGTCTTTGCTGATCTCAGGATCGGAAACTGACCAGTAAATTTTCCAGTAGGACACATCACATAGCATTATTACTACTTTCTTTCTCACAAATTCAAGGTCATGCAAATCATCCAATTTCTGCCACATGGATTTTATCTTTGACCATTTTACGGCAAAGACTCATAGTCATATCACATCCCTTCTTTCAATCTATGTTTTTACCATTCTGgcagatatatatatataaagaaatattacGTGTTTATCATTGATTAGTAGTCTGGAATCTGATGACGGACTTAAGCATCGCCTAGAGGAGAAATTCCTATACAAAGAAAGTCAATTATGTTGACTGGAAAAGGAACATTAGTTCTTGACAGAGGAGTCTCGACTTTCAAGTTTCACAACCTGCCtccataaatataaaacagcATCTTTATTCTACGAGGAAGTGACAAACAGAACCACCGTCCACCAGGCTGCCAAAAATGAGAGCCAAAACCAgtttaattctttcttttctcttcattttttatcttaatcaTGTTCTAAACCATTTACGAGCACAACCAAGCACTGATGGGATCACTTGCACAGTGAACCAGACCAGCAATCCATGCCAAACCTATGCTTTTTACAGAGCTATGGCACCTAACTTCCTTGACCTGGCTTCCGTAGGTGATCTTTTCTCTGTTAGCCGTCTCATGATATCAGAGCCGAGCAACATCTCTTCTCCATCTTCACCACTAATCCCAAATCAATCTCTCTTCGTTCCCATATCGTGTTCCTGCAGAGCTATTAATTCTACAACTAACCTCTCCTATGCAAATCTTTCATATACTATCAAGAAAGACGACACCTTTTACTTGGTATCTACTACTCAATTCCAAAATCTTACCACTTACCAAGCTGTTCAGGTTGTGAATCCTACTCTTGTTCCTACCTTACTTGAGATTGGCCAAGAAGTAATCTTTCCTGTATTTTGTAAGTGTCCTAATCAAACCCAGTTGCAGAATCAGGTGAATTTTATGATATCTTATGTGTTTCAACCTTCTGATAACTTATCATTAGTTGCTTCAAGTTTTGGAACAAACACACAGTCCATTGTAGATGTTAATGGAAACAACATACAGCCTTTTGACACTATATTCGTTCCAGTCAATAGACTTCCACAACTGTCACAACCTGTAGTTGTTCCTTCTGTGCCTACTgagaagaaagagaggaaAGGATTGATAACAGGATTGGCTGTTGGGCTTGGAGTTTGTGGGTTTTTGTTGATCTTGATAATTGGGAGTTGGGTATTTAGAGAGGGTAAATTGAATAGGAAAAAGAGCGAGGAGGATGAGGACAAGAAGAGGTTGCGATTTTACAAAGGAGAGAAAGGCTTGACAGAAATGGAAACAAAGTTGATAGCAGATGTTTCAGATTGCTTGGATAAGTATAGGGTATTTAAGATTGATGAATTGAAAGAAGCTACTGATGGGTTCAATGAGAATTTCTTGATTCAAGGGTCTGTGTATAAAGGGTCCATTAATGGACAAGATTATGCCATCAAGAAGATGAAATGGAATGCCTATGAGGA from Ricinus communis isolate WT05 ecotype wild-type chromosome 9, ASM1957865v1, whole genome shotgun sequence harbors:
- the LOC8280185 gene encoding serine/threonine receptor-like kinase NFP, translated to MRAKTSLILSFLFIFYLNHVLNHLRAQPSTDGITCTVNQTSNPCQTYAFYRAMAPNFLDLASVGDLFSVSRLMISEPSNISSPSSPLIPNQSLFVPISCSCRAINSTTNLSYANLSYTIKKDDTFYLVSTTQFQNLTTYQAVQVVNPTLVPTLLEIGQEVIFPVFCKCPNQTQLQNQVNFMISYVFQPSDNLSLVASSFGTNTQSIVDVNGNNIQPFDTIFVPVNRLPQLSQPVVVPSVPTEKKERKGLITGLAVGLGVCGFLLILIIGSWVFREGKLNRKKSEEDEDKKRLRFYKGEKGLTEMETKLIADVSDCLDKYRVFKIDELKEATDGFNENFLIQGSVYKGSINGQDYAIKKMKWNAYEELKILQKVNHGNLVKLEGFCIDSEDGSCYLIYEYIENGSLHSWLHINKNEKLNWKTRLRIAIDVANGLQYIHEHTRPRVVHKDIKSSNILLDSTMRAKIANFGLAKSGCNAITMHIVGTQGYIAPEYLTDGVVSTRMDVFSFGVVLLELISGKEAIDEEGRVLWAKVSGNWDGNEEKKVKRLKGFMDESLLRESCSMESIIHVMNVAVACLHKDPAKRSSMVDIVYDLCKSDLFFDISEDGLSDSQIVAR
- the LOC8280186 gene encoding photosynthetic NDH subunit of subcomplex B 5, chloroplastic, which gives rise to MAISSSLSVLLSNPVPKISSYKSEMKESGLNKKTLKRLSSKKRISTRLNAAGLSEIEPDLNEDPVDRWATPSIDPDDFKYGEYDGHHTYFEGEEKRTFWELIAADYEAVEPPTGFQGIISWLFLPAVAAGMYFNAPGEYIFIGAGVFAFIFCVIEMDKPDKPHNFEPQIYTMERGARDKLISDYNSMSIWDFNEKYGDLWDFTIKKDADDIMKR